In one window of Paraflavitalea soli DNA:
- a CDS encoding outer membrane beta-barrel family protein, producing the protein MPAAHRLFKTCIGFLILMIVTLPALAQKNVLKGTVLDTAEKKKLNHSIVALISKTDSTLYRAIRTNEEGDFELTKIPPGKYTVMIAYPKMADYLHDITVTDTSKIDLGKIPMITEAQLLEEVVVKAGFAIRMRGDTLEYNADSFAVRPGSNVEELLKRLPGIEVDKDGKIKAQGQDVQKVLVDGDEFFSDDPGLALKYLQAGAVDKVQVYDDRSEQSKFTGMDDGTRNKTINLKLKKDKKNGYFGKLSAGADGKDYYQHEAMGALFSGAQKISVFGVSAKTGKQGLGYSDMSKYVTEDYEMISDGAGTVYYYSNNNNDIDNYYGNGLPSVLYGGAHFSDKWNGDRGKVFANYRAKEVNANGWGNNTSTNVLPDGTSFTSIGESRDRSHSFMQKGSGSVTFGLDSFTLIKVSLNGAIGEQSANNYSTSGSTNEKGFRVNANDQRGSNVNTNRKFGSNINYQRKFRKEGRTLSLTFQQDYAKSNSDRYNFAATNYYDPNSGNYKNADTLDQLQQTSTPLQSYAAKGVYTDKFTKDFGFSVEYGWKTVQSSNVFNTFNNANGKYIDRIDSLSNNYDFTVNTHITGATLNWARKGISINAGSKLFLTSLEQMNNDKKEGDTRRFINVAPQVVVSLRLPKNTSLTVNYSGQTEQPTIEQLQPLRRTSNRLYVQVGNPDLQPGFRHTGSLNFNKYNMIKQSSYNVYVSVNYTGNAITSSRATDAQNRIVSQFINLDGIVGIYGYMGYNWQYKKWHLRPSISTNLGRSGNYSIQNGSKIKNESLNLGTRASLAHDWKDVMTTTYAASINYNHGRSNVAGNNSNRTFSHTHTLNNNFYLPFKMELGSDCSFTFQPKNSSFNSSINIIQWNALLKKKFLKNDAGVVQFSVNDILNRNTGYTRGVSGNNTYESNRFVLKRYWLLTLTWNFTRPI; encoded by the coding sequence ATGCCGGCAGCACACCGCCTTTTCAAGACCTGTATTGGCTTCCTGATATTGATGATCGTTACCTTACCTGCCCTGGCTCAAAAAAACGTACTCAAAGGAACCGTACTCGATACCGCCGAAAAGAAGAAACTCAACCATTCCATCGTTGCCCTGATCAGTAAAACAGACAGCACCTTGTACCGGGCCATCCGCACCAATGAAGAAGGCGATTTTGAACTCACAAAGATTCCACCTGGCAAGTATACCGTAATGATCGCTTACCCCAAAATGGCCGATTATCTCCATGATATTACCGTGACGGATACTTCAAAGATCGACCTGGGTAAAATACCCATGATCACCGAAGCCCAGCTACTGGAAGAGGTAGTGGTGAAGGCCGGGTTTGCCATCCGCATGCGGGGCGATACCCTGGAATACAATGCCGATAGTTTTGCCGTAAGGCCGGGTTCCAATGTAGAAGAACTATTAAAACGCCTGCCGGGCATTGAAGTAGATAAAGATGGTAAAATAAAAGCCCAGGGACAGGATGTACAGAAAGTATTGGTGGATGGCGATGAGTTTTTCTCCGACGATCCGGGCCTGGCCCTGAAATACCTGCAGGCTGGCGCCGTGGATAAGGTACAGGTGTATGACGATAGAAGCGAACAGTCGAAATTCACCGGCATGGACGATGGCACCCGCAACAAGACCATTAACCTCAAACTGAAGAAGGATAAAAAGAATGGTTATTTCGGTAAACTGTCTGCCGGGGCCGATGGCAAAGATTATTACCAGCATGAGGCCATGGGCGCGTTATTCAGCGGCGCACAAAAAATATCCGTATTTGGTGTGTCGGCCAAAACAGGCAAGCAGGGACTGGGTTATAGCGACATGAGCAAATATGTAACAGAGGATTATGAGATGATCAGTGATGGCGCGGGTACGGTGTATTATTACAGTAATAATAATAACGATATCGATAACTATTATGGAAATGGGTTGCCATCCGTCTTGTATGGAGGCGCCCATTTTTCTGATAAGTGGAATGGCGACAGGGGTAAGGTATTTGCCAATTACCGGGCAAAAGAGGTGAACGCCAATGGATGGGGCAACAATACCAGTACCAATGTACTGCCCGATGGTACCAGTTTTACCAGTATCGGGGAAAGCCGCGACAGGTCGCACAGCTTTATGCAAAAGGGGAGTGGCAGCGTTACCTTCGGGCTCGATTCTTTTACCCTCATCAAGGTCTCGCTCAATGGAGCCATTGGAGAGCAAAGCGCTAATAACTATTCCACTTCCGGATCAACCAATGAAAAAGGCTTCCGCGTCAATGCCAATGACCAGCGTGGCAGCAATGTCAATACCAACAGGAAATTTGGCAGCAATATCAATTACCAGCGCAAATTCAGGAAAGAAGGCAGGACATTGTCTTTGACCTTTCAACAGGACTATGCGAAAAGCAATTCAGACAGGTATAATTTTGCAGCCACCAATTATTATGATCCCAATTCGGGCAATTACAAAAATGCCGATACCCTCGATCAGCTTCAGCAAACAAGCACCCCGCTTCAATCCTATGCAGCGAAGGGTGTTTACACCGATAAGTTTACAAAGGATTTTGGTTTCTCTGTGGAGTACGGTTGGAAAACCGTCCAATCGTCCAATGTATTCAACACATTTAATAATGCCAACGGAAAATACATAGACCGGATTGACAGCCTTAGCAACAATTACGATTTCACGGTCAATACCCATATTACAGGGGCTACGCTCAACTGGGCCAGGAAAGGCATCAGCATCAATGCCGGCAGTAAACTATTTCTTACCAGCCTGGAGCAAATGAATAATGATAAAAAGGAAGGCGATACGCGGCGTTTTATCAACGTGGCGCCACAGGTGGTAGTATCCTTAAGGCTTCCCAAAAATACCAGCCTGACCGTGAATTATTCAGGACAAACCGAACAACCTACCATCGAGCAATTACAGCCACTGCGAAGAACCAGCAACAGGTTGTATGTGCAGGTGGGTAATCCCGATCTTCAGCCGGGGTTCAGGCATACAGGAAGCCTGAATTTTAATAAGTACAACATGATCAAACAAAGCTCGTATAATGTGTATGTTTCTGTTAATTATACAGGCAATGCCATTACCAGCTCGAGGGCTACCGATGCGCAGAACCGCATTGTAAGCCAGTTTATCAACCTGGATGGTATTGTTGGGATCTATGGATACATGGGGTATAACTGGCAATACAAAAAATGGCACCTGCGTCCATCCATCAGTACCAACCTGGGCAGGAGTGGAAATTACTCTATCCAGAATGGCAGTAAAATAAAGAACGAATCCCTGAACCTGGGCACACGTGCATCATTGGCCCATGACTGGAAGGATGTAATGACAACGACGTATGCTGCTTCCATCAATTACAACCACGGGCGTTCCAATGTGGCCGGCAACAACTCCAACCGTACCTTTTCACATACCCATACCCTCAACAACAATTTTTACTTACCCTTTAAGATGGAACTGGGATCAGATTGCTCGTTTACTTTTCAGCCTAAGAACAGTTCTTTTAATTCGAGCATAAACATCATACAATGGAATGCATTGCTGAAGAAAAAGTTCCTTAAAAATGATGCGGGCGTTGTGCAGTTTTCAGTGAACGATATCCTGAACAGGAATACGGGCTATACCCGGGGCGTTTCGGGCAACAATACCTATGAAAGCAACCGGTTTGTATTAAAGCGGTATTGGTTGCTAACCCTTACCTGGAATTTTACCAGGCCGATATAA
- a CDS encoding PorP/SprF family type IX secretion system membrane protein — protein sequence MKNIIACFCGVMLCVGAQAQQKPHYTQYILNQYILNPALTGIENYIDIKASHRHQWVGFDGAPVTTYVTIHGPIGKKDYRTSATSYRVPGENPRGKSYWENYEAAAPHHGIGLQMINDRTGPLNNFSMYATYAYHIGISARTSLAAGFGAGFTNLSLNTNKVFLGIQAPVDPAVYTSGEINNFKPDFNAGLYLYSADYFVGISAQQLIPQKVNFANSSVVARDGKFVPHLFGTAGYRFLLDDDFNLIPSILVKYIKPLPVQADLNLKLQYQDLAWIGASYRSGEGFAGMIGMNISNTLNVGYAYDYTTSNLNTVSKGTHEIMIGFLIGNKYGDWCPKNVW from the coding sequence ATGAAGAACATAATTGCCTGCTTTTGTGGCGTAATGCTTTGTGTGGGTGCGCAGGCGCAGCAAAAGCCGCATTACACCCAGTATATACTGAACCAGTATATACTCAATCCTGCCCTCACCGGTATTGAAAATTATATTGATATAAAGGCCAGTCACCGCCACCAGTGGGTGGGTTTTGATGGAGCCCCTGTTACCACCTATGTCACCATTCACGGGCCTATTGGCAAAAAAGATTACCGCACGTCTGCTACTTCTTACCGGGTGCCCGGTGAAAATCCACGGGGAAAAAGCTATTGGGAAAATTATGAAGCTGCAGCCCCTCACCATGGTATTGGATTACAGATGATCAACGACCGTACCGGGCCCCTCAATAACTTTTCTATGTATGCTACCTATGCCTATCACATCGGCATCAGTGCACGCACCAGCCTGGCGGCGGGTTTTGGAGCAGGGTTTACCAATCTTAGCCTTAATACCAATAAGGTATTCCTGGGTATACAGGCCCCTGTTGATCCCGCTGTGTATACCAGCGGAGAGATCAATAATTTTAAGCCCGACTTTAATGCCGGCTTATATCTCTATTCTGCCGATTACTTTGTAGGCATATCTGCCCAGCAACTTATTCCGCAAAAGGTCAATTTTGCCAATAGCAGCGTGGTGGCACGCGATGGTAAGTTTGTGCCTCACTTGTTTGGTACTGCCGGTTACCGATTTCTGCTGGATGATGATTTTAACCTCATCCCTTCTATATTGGTAAAATACATCAAACCCTTACCCGTGCAGGCCGATCTCAACCTCAAACTGCAATACCAGGACCTGGCATGGATAGGCGCTTCCTACCGTAGCGGCGAAGGTTTTGCCGGTATGATCGGTATGAATATTTCCAACACCCTCAACGTAGGTTATGCCTACGACTATACTACTTCCAACCTCAACACCGTCAGTAAAGGCACCCATGAGATCATGATCGGTTTCCTCATCGGTAATAAATACGGCGACTGGTGCCCGAAGAATGTGTGGTAA
- a CDS encoding gliding motility-associated C-terminal domain-containing protein, translated as MRKITLLICLVFLTSLSWSQDFTNKGKEFWLGYGNHQQMYADRSAYPGMDVYVTSDVNTEATLELPGLGTSQTYTINANQLTRITIPSQAFLDNEGTFDKGIHLTSLKPVVVYAHIYYSSVSGASLCLPVSTLGREYYSVNFRQEAQADVNANSYSWFFVVATEDNTDIEVTPSADTRTMTAGQTYTRTLQKGQVYNVLARTDLTGSVIKSVDNGAGCKKIAVFCGSGRIGIGCVPGGVNSSDNLFQQMYPSSTWGKKYLTVPSMTRPLNFYRIIRPDPAAVVRRDGIVIPAASFTNNFYYQFSDGLPHVIESDKPILVAQYFTTQNCGEATNNGDPEMIYLSPVEQTINKVTLASMRLINNLDNSHFINAVVKNSPAAINTFKIDGVSYATSFIQHPTDPAYAYAQIQVNGPSTHTITCDTAFNAIAYGFGRTESYGYSAGSNLKDLYQFVSVQNPYGVVHFPAGCKNTPFRLAMTFPYQPIEIKWIFGPALNALGFTDVNIPGPVADSSWVVDGRTLYRYKLPQQFTIATPGTYPIIIKANNPTADGCNGEQQIDYDLEIFERPKADFTFTAKCLGDPVSFTDKIDGQGREVFKWFWDFKDGNTSPLKDVTHTYAAAGIYDVAHWGITDVGCLSDTVKKMVEIAALPNAGFTISPIHCQDSLITFTNQSTVVGGTLSKWTWSFGDNSSVVAANGNPITHAYAAPGNYTVGLVAETTFGCKSTIFELPLTIHPKPVVDFSLPGAICLPAGTATFGSLSTIADGTQNLFTYLWDFGDGVTATGSNPVHQFTGVGPYDIKLTVTSNNQCVASKVKPVNTIYPQPKADFTVSSEVCLAAPIQFTDKSDGKGSAVNEWHWDFGNTQASLQQNNTITYAAADTFEVKLSVVTDKGCRSDTATRQAIVHPLPMAAFTVAAPTCEGAPVRFTDASAPGVGTLARWQWSFGNGNTATVPDPVTTYATANTYTASLSVENSKGCVSSLVSQQVAIHPMPVPDFTAPEVCLLDAVQFTSTATIADNSQAQFNYLWSFGNGNTSTQASPQYNYGAAGDYSVSLAITSKDGCTKSISHPLTVNGDVRRGAFRVDNAAALCANKEVLIQDNSDVVSGKLVKVEIYWDYANDPTIKTVDDDPVQGKSYTHKYPDFGSPATRNHQVRYIAYSGEICFKTDVQVLTLKASPVVEFNALQPVCEEVKPFAIQTAREIFGFSGSGSISGPGMAADGITFSPTAAKPGLHTLQYDFMANNGCSASTEQTIRVNPTPIVNAGPDKGVLEGGFAVLNGQSTGTRLQYLWTPNLGLDDNTKATPRVSPVQDMTYTLTVVTGDGCSDSDAVFVQVLKNLIVPNTFTPNGDKINDTWKILYLESYPGCTVDVYNRYGQRVFNSIGYGREWDGTVNGNPLPIGTYYWIINPKNGRAQMNGSVTIIR; from the coding sequence ATGAGAAAAATTACACTGCTTATTTGCCTGGTATTTTTAACCTCCTTATCCTGGTCGCAAGACTTTACGAATAAAGGGAAAGAGTTTTGGTTGGGCTATGGTAACCACCAGCAGATGTATGCCGACCGGTCCGCTTACCCCGGCATGGATGTCTACGTTACTTCCGATGTCAATACCGAGGCCACCCTCGAACTTCCGGGATTGGGCACCTCCCAGACTTATACAATCAATGCCAACCAGCTTACCAGGATCACCATTCCTTCCCAGGCCTTCCTCGACAATGAAGGCACTTTTGATAAAGGCATCCACCTTACCTCCCTCAAGCCCGTGGTGGTGTATGCCCACATTTATTACTCTTCTGTTTCCGGCGCCTCGCTCTGTTTGCCCGTATCTACCCTGGGCAGGGAATACTACTCCGTCAATTTCAGGCAGGAAGCCCAGGCCGATGTGAACGCCAATTCCTACTCCTGGTTTTTTGTAGTGGCTACAGAAGACAACACCGATATTGAAGTGACCCCCTCTGCCGATACACGTACCATGACCGCCGGACAAACCTATACCCGCACTTTACAAAAAGGACAGGTGTACAATGTGCTCGCCCGGACAGACCTTACTGGTTCCGTCATCAAGTCTGTGGATAATGGAGCAGGGTGTAAAAAGATTGCCGTGTTCTGTGGCAGTGGTCGTATTGGAATTGGATGTGTACCCGGGGGAGTCAATTCATCCGACAATCTCTTTCAGCAAATGTACCCTTCCAGTACCTGGGGTAAAAAATACCTGACCGTGCCGAGCATGACCCGGCCGCTCAATTTTTACCGCATCATCAGGCCCGACCCTGCAGCCGTCGTCAGGAGGGATGGTATCGTAATTCCTGCCGCCAGTTTTACCAATAATTTCTACTACCAGTTTTCCGATGGCTTACCCCATGTCATTGAATCCGACAAGCCCATCCTGGTGGCCCAGTATTTTACTACCCAGAATTGCGGGGAAGCTACCAACAATGGCGATCCAGAAATGATCTACCTCAGCCCCGTAGAACAAACCATCAACAAGGTTACCCTGGCATCCATGCGCCTGATCAATAACCTCGACAATTCGCATTTCATCAACGCCGTGGTGAAGAACAGCCCTGCCGCTATCAACACCTTTAAAATTGACGGCGTTTCCTATGCCACCAGTTTTATACAGCATCCGACTGACCCTGCCTACGCCTATGCCCAGATCCAGGTCAACGGACCTTCCACCCATACCATTACCTGTGATACCGCCTTCAATGCGATCGCTTATGGTTTTGGCCGCACAGAGTCGTACGGTTACTCCGCCGGCAGCAACCTGAAGGACCTGTACCAATTTGTCTCTGTTCAAAACCCATATGGCGTTGTCCATTTCCCGGCGGGTTGCAAAAACACTCCCTTCCGGTTAGCGATGACTTTTCCCTACCAGCCCATCGAGATCAAATGGATCTTTGGACCCGCCCTCAATGCGTTGGGTTTTACAGATGTCAACATCCCGGGCCCCGTAGCCGATTCTTCCTGGGTGGTAGATGGCCGCACCCTGTATCGTTACAAACTGCCCCAGCAATTTACCATTGCTACCCCGGGCACATACCCCATCATCATCAAGGCGAATAATCCGACCGCCGATGGGTGCAACGGTGAGCAGCAGATCGATTACGACCTCGAGATCTTCGAGCGGCCCAAAGCCGATTTTACCTTCACCGCAAAATGCCTGGGCGACCCGGTCAGTTTTACCGACAAGATAGATGGTCAGGGCCGCGAAGTTTTTAAATGGTTCTGGGATTTTAAAGATGGCAATACCAGCCCCCTCAAAGATGTTACCCATACCTATGCAGCAGCCGGCATATACGACGTGGCCCATTGGGGAATCACAGACGTTGGATGCCTGTCCGATACCGTTAAAAAAATGGTAGAGATCGCCGCATTGCCCAATGCCGGTTTTACCATCTCGCCCATCCACTGCCAGGACTCCCTCATCACCTTCACCAACCAGTCAACGGTGGTAGGAGGTACCCTGTCAAAATGGACCTGGTCCTTTGGCGATAATTCGTCCGTGGTGGCAGCCAATGGCAACCCCATTACCCATGCTTATGCTGCCCCCGGAAATTATACCGTTGGCCTGGTGGCCGAAACTACTTTTGGATGTAAAAGCACGATCTTTGAATTGCCCCTCACCATCCACCCAAAACCGGTGGTTGATTTCAGTCTTCCGGGCGCCATTTGCCTGCCCGCAGGTACGGCCACTTTTGGCAGCCTCTCAACCATCGCAGATGGTACCCAAAACCTCTTTACTTACCTATGGGATTTTGGGGATGGCGTCACCGCTACGGGAAGCAATCCTGTGCACCAGTTTACCGGGGTAGGTCCGTACGATATTAAACTCACCGTTACTTCCAATAACCAATGCGTAGCCAGTAAAGTAAAACCCGTCAATACCATTTACCCGCAGCCTAAGGCCGACTTTACCGTGAGTAGCGAAGTGTGCCTGGCCGCCCCCATCCAATTCACCGATAAAAGCGATGGTAAGGGAAGTGCTGTCAACGAATGGCATTGGGATTTTGGTAATACGCAGGCCTCCCTCCAGCAGAACAATACCATCACCTATGCGGCAGCCGATACTTTTGAGGTAAAGCTGTCCGTGGTCACAGATAAAGGTTGTAGATCCGATACCGCCACCCGGCAGGCCATTGTTCATCCATTGCCGATGGCTGCATTTACCGTTGCTGCTCCCACCTGTGAAGGCGCTCCCGTACGTTTTACAGACGCTTCTGCTCCCGGCGTGGGTACATTGGCCCGGTGGCAATGGTCCTTTGGAAATGGTAATACAGCCACAGTACCTGATCCCGTCACCACCTACGCAACTGCCAATACCTATACTGCCAGCCTGAGCGTGGAAAACAGCAAGGGTTGTGTGAGCTCCCTGGTGTCGCAGCAGGTAGCTATACACCCCATGCCCGTGCCCGATTTTACTGCACCCGAAGTGTGCCTGCTGGATGCTGTACAGTTTACCAGTACCGCCACCATCGCCGACAATAGCCAGGCCCAGTTCAATTATCTCTGGAGCTTTGGGAATGGCAATACTTCTACCCAGGCCAGTCCCCAATACAATTATGGAGCTGCCGGTGATTATTCCGTCAGCTTGGCCATTACTTCAAAAGATGGCTGTACCAAAAGCATCTCCCATCCCCTTACCGTCAATGGCGATGTGCGGAGAGGAGCTTTCAGGGTGGATAATGCCGCCGCCCTTTGTGCCAATAAAGAAGTGCTCATCCAGGATAATTCAGATGTGGTATCCGGCAAACTGGTGAAAGTGGAGATCTATTGGGATTATGCCAATGATCCCACCATCAAGACCGTGGATGATGATCCCGTGCAAGGAAAATCCTATACACATAAGTATCCTGATTTTGGTTCACCTGCTACCCGCAACCACCAGGTGCGTTACATAGCGTATTCAGGCGAAATTTGCTTCAAAACAGACGTGCAGGTGCTTACCCTCAAGGCAAGCCCGGTGGTGGAATTTAATGCCTTGCAGCCCGTTTGTGAGGAGGTGAAGCCGTTCGCCATTCAAACTGCCCGCGAAATATTTGGATTCAGCGGCTCAGGCAGCATCAGCGGCCCGGGTATGGCTGCCGATGGAATTACATTTAGTCCCACAGCGGCAAAGCCCGGTCTCCATACCCTGCAGTACGATTTTATGGCCAATAATGGCTGCTCCGCCTCCACTGAACAAACCATACGCGTGAATCCTACACCGATAGTAAATGCCGGTCCCGATAAAGGGGTGCTGGAAGGTGGTTTTGCAGTCTTGAATGGACAGTCAACAGGCACCAGGCTGCAATACCTGTGGACACCCAACCTGGGGCTGGACGACAATACCAAAGCTACCCCCAGGGTTAGCCCTGTGCAGGATATGACCTACACACTCACCGTGGTAACCGGTGATGGCTGCTCGGATAGCGATGCAGTGTTTGTACAGGTGTTGAAGAACCTCATTGTGCCCAATACATTTACACCGAATGGCGATAAGATCAATGATACCTGGAAAATATTGTACCTGGAATCTTATCCGGGCTGTACCGTGGATGTTTACAACCGCTATGGTCAGCGCGTATTCAATTCCATTGGCTATGGCCGCGAGTGGGATGGTACCGTCAATGGCAATCCGTTGCCAATAGGTACTTATTACTGGATCATTAATCCAAAGAATGGCCGGGCGCAAATGAATGGATCTGTGACGATCATAAGATGA
- a CDS encoding WbqC family protein, with protein sequence MNTIVVESQYFAPCIFYKNVNKISHVEFDVYETWQKMSFRNRCTIMGAGGPVTLSIPLEEGRSQRRLMKDVRIANRYPWQSQHWKTIMSCYNRSPWFEFYRDELEVLFQKQVNFLVDWNLACWEWTLKKLGWEISTETTTEYIVHYDMTKWLDLRSKILPKSIMQNFPEPVVYRQVFEDRTGFVPHCSILDLLFCEGKNARVILAKEGS encoded by the coding sequence ATGAATACTATTGTAGTTGAAAGTCAGTATTTTGCACCTTGTATCTTCTATAAAAATGTAAATAAAATTTCACATGTTGAGTTTGACGTATATGAGACATGGCAAAAAATGAGTTTTCGGAACAGATGCACCATCATGGGCGCCGGCGGGCCGGTTACTTTGAGCATCCCGCTCGAAGAAGGCAGAAGTCAGCGGAGGTTAATGAAGGATGTCCGGATCGCCAACCGGTACCCCTGGCAATCCCAACATTGGAAAACGATCATGTCCTGTTACAACCGGTCGCCCTGGTTCGAATTTTACCGCGATGAGCTCGAAGTCCTTTTCCAAAAGCAGGTCAATTTCCTGGTCGACTGGAACCTGGCATGTTGGGAATGGACCCTCAAAAAATTGGGCTGGGAGATTTCCACGGAAACCACCACGGAGTATATAGTGCATTATGATATGACAAAATGGCTTGATCTCAGAAGTAAGATATTACCCAAATCTATTATGCAAAATTTCCCCGAACCGGTGGTTTATCGGCAGGTTTTTGAGGACCGCACCGGGTTCGTTCCTCACTGTTCCATTTTGGACCTGCTTTTTTGTGAGGGCAAAAATGCCCGGGTGATCCTGGCGAAGGAAGGAAGCTAG
- a CDS encoding LEA type 2 family protein has protein sequence MKKTLLIAFFPILLIACAKPTGFDYLGIRNIKVVKLGFKESTVAAEVGYYNPNKYPVTMKRAEVDVYVNNSYFGHSLLDSTIKIPRKDTFYLPVTLTVNMSTTAMSLLQSFGGGQDEVLIKLDGKARIGRGGIFINYPIKYEGKQKLQF, from the coding sequence ATGAAAAAAACGCTTCTAATAGCCTTCTTCCCCATCCTGCTGATCGCCTGTGCCAAGCCAACCGGGTTCGATTACCTGGGTATCCGGAACATTAAAGTGGTCAAATTGGGGTTTAAGGAATCGACCGTAGCGGCAGAAGTTGGCTACTATAATCCCAACAAATACCCGGTTACGATGAAGCGGGCGGAGGTGGATGTCTATGTCAACAACAGCTATTTTGGGCATAGTTTGCTGGACTCAACGATCAAGATCCCGCGGAAGGATACCTTCTATTTGCCGGTCACTTTGACTGTCAATATGTCAACAACGGCGATGAGTTTGCTGCAAAGTTTTGGTGGCGGCCAGGATGAGGTGCTCATCAAATTGGATGGAAAAGCCAGAATTGGGCGAGGTGGAATTTTCATTAATTACCCGATAAAGTATGAAGGGAAGCAAAAATTGCAGTTTTAA